Proteins from a single region of Apium graveolens cultivar Ventura chromosome 7, ASM990537v1, whole genome shotgun sequence:
- the LOC141674236 gene encoding uncharacterized protein LOC141674236, which produces MVYSLLLASRKLRPYFQGNDIRVYTNQPLQKIFHKPNFSGRLVNWAIELSQFNITYLPRLSIKGQALVNFLIECFAPSEFETLWEGSPMLTHLPLPWLLFVHGSPTSDSSGASVLLISPEGFEIKQSIRFNFPSTKNYSEYEAFLAGLRLPKALQVQHLKAHSDSQLIVNQVLGGFVIKSPLMIKYLEEIRTILLEFKIATLEGILRRENQRADVLAKLDTDKDRSPSIGLYKFLLASPSVTHISEAPMEVLTLLYGPN; this is translated from the coding sequence ATGGTATACTCTCTTCTACTTGCCAGCAGGAAGCTTCGACCTTACTTCCAAGGAAATGACATTCGGGTATACACCAATCAACCCCTACAGAAAATCTTTCATAAACCTAATTTCTCGGGAAGACTAGTAAACTGGGCCATAGAACTCAGCCAGTTCAATATTACCTATCTCCCTCGCCTGTCTATCAAGGGACAAGCATTGGTCAATTTCTTAATTGAATGCTTCGCACCTTCAGAATTTGAAACACTTTGGGAAGGTTCCCCAATGTTGACGCATCTTCCTCTCCCTTGGTTACTATTTGTTCACGGTTCGCCCACCTCTGACAGTAGTGGGGCTAGTGTCCTGTTGATAAGTCCCGAAGGATTTGAGATTAAACAATCCATAAGGTTTAATTTTCCCTCCACTAAAAATTATTCTGAATATGAAGCCTTTCTAGCCGGACTTCGATTACCCAAAGCGCTACAAGTCCAGCATCTGAAAGCCCACAGTGATTCCCAACTCATTGTGAACCAAGTGCTTGGTGGTTTTGTAATTAAATCACCTTTGATGATAAAATATTTGGAAGAAATTCGAACCATACTTTTGGAATTCAAGATCGCTACCCTCGAAGGGATCTTAAGAAGAGAGAACCAAAGGGCTGATGTTCTGGCTAAACTGGATACAGATAAGGATCGTTCCCCTTCAATTGGTCTCTACAAATTTTTATTGGCATCTCCTTCAGTAACCCATATATCTGAAGCCCCTATGGAAGTATTGACACTCTTATACGGCCCC